Proteins from a single region of Salvia splendens isolate huo1 unplaced genomic scaffold, SspV2 ctg791, whole genome shotgun sequence:
- the LOC121791370 gene encoding kinase D-interacting substrate of 220 kDa-like, which translates to MTPATYFPLRWESTGDQWWYASPIDWAAANGYYDLVRQLLRLDGNHLIKLTSLRRIRRLETVWDDDEEFHHVAACRSAVARRLLAECQIKNGKNSLIGGGYGGWLLYTAASAGDAAFVRELLERDPLLVFGEGEYGVTDILYAAARSKSEEVFKVVLDFAAAPRFAAGEEQAGEIPAAYKLEIMNRAIHAAARGGNLRLLKELLRDCSDDALAYRDVGGATVLHAAAARGQVQVVTDLASSPGLIDATDNQGNTALHVAAQRGHLAVVEALILASPSSISATNNTGETFLHAVVSGFQSPGFHRLDRQLELMKHLLSGNLFPVEDIINAKNSQGRTPLHLAILANTHSNLIELLMTVKSIDVNIRDQDGATPLDILRQRPLSASSELLTRHLISAGGIFTSQDYSARRVIASHIKRQSMGSSPGTSFRISDVEIFLYTGLENASDGSRSVGLSSCSPEVVVVEARSSKASAAQRLKRLLHWPKRVKKPVQEEGVPLPLRQRFSKAPSSTSNKRTLSVRSSQPSPTAKKRLASGVMHGVMQAIPRGAHRSRSSSFSKISFSSQGSLEAPPPLIEHEAPKASCSNEEGARRHGVVNRRLVMNQYLCFGGPSQSQGGVEAPETYEVYERSVLAGA; encoded by the exons ATGACTCCGGCGACATACTTCCCTCTCCGGTGGGAGAGCACCGGGGACCAGTGGTGGTATGCCTCCCCGATCGACTGGGCCGCCGCCAACGGCTACTACGACCTGGTCCGCCAGCTCCTCCGCCTCGACGGCAACCACCTCATAAAGCTGACTTCCCTCCGCCGCATACGGCGGCTGGAGACGGTGTGGGACGACGACGAGGAGTTCCACCACGTCGCCGCCTGCCGCTCTGCCGTGGCCCGGCGGCTGCTGGCGGAGTGCCAGATCAAGAACGGGAAGAACTCCCTCATCGGCGGCGGCTACGGCGGCTGGCTCCTCtacaccgccgcctccgccggcGACGCCGCATTTGTGAGGGAGCTGCTGGAGAGGGACCCGCTTCTTGTGTTCGGCGAGGGGGAATACGGCGTCACGGATATTCTCTACGCCGCCGCCAGGAGCAAGAGCGAGGAGGTTTTTAAGGTGGTGTTGGATTTCGCCGCCGCGCCGAGGTTCGCCGCCGGGGAGGAGCAGGCAGGGGAGATCCCGGCGGCGTATAAGTTGGAGATTATGAATAGAGCCATCCACGCGGCGGCGAGAGGCGGCAATCTCCGGCTGCTGAAGGAGCTGCTCCGGGATTGCTCGGACGATGCGTTGGCGTATCGGGATGTCGGGGGAGCTACTGTTCTgcacgccgccgccgcccgagGCCAGGTTCAG GTTGTGACAGATCTTGCTTCGTCTCCTGGCCTAATCGACGCCACGGACAACCAAGGCAACACTGCCTTGCACGTGGCAGCTCAACGCGGCCATCTAGCAGTCGTTGAAGCCCTAATCCTAGCCTCTCCTTCATCCATCTCCGCCACTAACAACACCGGAGAGACATTCCTTCACGCTGTGGTCTCCGGCTTCCAGAGCCCCGGTTTCCACAGACTAGACCGCCAGCTCGAGCTCATGAAGCACCTCCTCTCCGGGAACCTCTTCCCCGTCGAAGACATCATCAATGCCAAGAACAGCCAAGGCAGAACCCCTCTCCATTTAGCCATTTTAGCCAACACTCACTCCAATCTAATCGAGCTCCTCATGACAGTCAAGTCCATCGATGTCAACATACGCGACCAGGATGGGGCCACACCTCTCGATATCCTGAGGCAGAGGCCCCTGTCTGCCTCCTCCGAGCTGCTCACCCGACACCTCATATCCGCGGGAGGGATCTTCACCTCCCAAGACTACTCGGCTAGGCGTGTGATCGCCTCCCACATCAAGAGGCAGAGCATGGGGAGCAGCCCGGGGACCTCTTTTCGGATAAGTGATGTTGAGATCTTCTTGTACACCGGCTTGGAGAATGCCTCGGATGGCAGCCGCAGCGTTGGCCTCAGCTCGTGCTCGccagaggtggtggtggtggaggcgcgTAGTAGCAAGGCCTCTGCAGCGCAGCGCCTCAAACGCCTCCTGCATTGGCCTAAACGGGTGAAGAAGCCGGTGCAAGAGGAGGGGGTTCCTCTGCCTCTGAGGCAGAGGTTCTCGAAGGCGCCTTCTTCAACGAGCAATAAACGGACGCTGTCTGTCCGGAGCAGCCAGCCTAGCCCTACGGCTAAGAAGAGGCTCGCCTCGGGAGTCATGCACGGGGTGATGCAAGCGATCCCGAGGGGGGCTCATAGGTCGCGTTCGAGTTCCTTCTCGAAGATTTCGTTTTCATCGCAGGGGTCGTTGGAGGCCCCGCCTCCTCTGATCGAGCATGAGGCCCCAAAGGCCTCGTGCTCGAATGAGGAAGGGGCGAGGAGGCATGGAGTGGTGAATAGGAGGCTGGTGATGAATCAGTATTTATGCTTTGGTGGCCCGAGCCAGAGCCAGGGTGGGGTCGAGGCGCCTGAGACGTACGAGGTGTACGAGCGGTCGGTGCTCGCGGGAGCGTGA